A section of the Sebastes fasciatus isolate fSebFas1 chromosome 5, fSebFas1.pri, whole genome shotgun sequence genome encodes:
- the ccdc17 gene encoding coiled-coil domain-containing protein 17, which translates to MEMELICRDCNMVFRSAGLLDKHEALFCIGSEVGHLRVQRRSSELLMRDKAGCVDPKQTRTPDLIQLRGQRRNITRWRSVDTKPKSARAEDTPATSQTESAALQHLTHEFHKLRMSIEENQPKWTKRTSDTEASGRQLGHSERLEEMREMATDHERELALIHAHNQQLEQQRRCVSELAHQVSVLSEQSNTTHLESLLMELREQEERNEETLQQLAEHLRTSHLQEVSVPAVQPDPRRNQKMHPDSFELISCADGPLSTQIRALWQAYMQSGGSDPAIVAQMIDLQAEAQSLEKNQPATAGKAKKKKVNPPQRGPSWELLAVEQENQRLEEEILRMQLGRERHHNYDAAVRTELELIQRENLMQISSLQADIQRSKEAPRPRRQPPPHPPLPPPTPLPLQPNTHIHAPLSLLQSRSFSSPPGRCMLDSLDSLDSLGPAPYNPAAGFVVFYDLVLGVNVSQRALRMVVALYSEGQEVGPPTALPTVQCMPGVSVSYTHGLSPGNYALLSVKQPVPRIQPSPSLSLVVELQAARDLDVHSQDVFKLASCGWTRMELYDRYNQLRSGHWRVPVRSLPIRPSLSFAQLNSVPQVGNMQLCVRLVNGRDGDVQTLAKPDPTSTSHYKYPAVASSHPATVHGNAALPVSAPQPRVVDELSALSFTDHQDRPTTEASQS; encoded by the exons ATGGAGATGGAATTGATCTGCAGAGACTGTAACATGGTGTTTCGCTCTGCTGGGCTGCTTGACAAACACGAAGCCCTGTTCTGCATTGGGAGCGAGGTAGGACACCTTCGGGTGCAAAGACGAAGCTCTGAACTTCTCATGAGAGACAAAGCTGGATGTGTGGACCCTAAACAGACAAGAACCCCTGATCTCATTCAG CTGAGAGGTCAACGAAGAAACATCACCAGGTGGAGGAGCGTTGATACCAAACCTAAATCGGCAAGAGCAGAGGACACACCAGCAACCAGTCAGACAGAGAGCGCTGCTCTGCAACATCTCACACATGAG TTTCACAAGTTGAGGATGTCCATTGAAGAAAATCAGCCAAAATGGACAAAAAGGACCTCAGATACTGAG GCGAGTGGGCGTCAGCTGGGTCACAGTGAGAGATTGGAGGAGATGAGGGAAATGGCGACGGACCACGAGCGCGAACTGGCCCTGATACATGCTCACAACCAGCAGCTGGAGCAGCAGAGACG gtgtgtgtcagagctgGCCCATCAGGTGAGTGTCCTGTCtgagcagagcaacacaactcACCTGGAGAGTCTGCTGATGGAGctcagagagcaggaggagagaaacGAGGAGACGCTGCAACAACTCGCTGAACATCTTCGTACATCACA tttgcaAGAGGTCTCCGTACCCGCCGTTCAGCCAGATCCACGCAGGAATCAAAAGATGCATCCTGACAGCTTTGAGCTAATTTCTTGTGCGGACGGCCCTCTCTCTACACAGATAAG AGCTCTGTGGCAGGCATACATGCAGTCAGGTGGGTCTGATCCAGCCATTGTGGCACAAATGATTGACCTGCAGGCAGAAGCCCAAAGTCTGGAGAAAAACCAACCAGCGACAGCCGGCAAGGCCAAAAAGAAGA AGGTGAATCCTCCTCAGCGGGGTCCGAGCTGGGAGCTGCTGGCTGTGGAGCAGGAGAACCAGAGACTGGAGGAGGAGATCCTCAGGATGCAGCTGGGCAGGGAGCGACACCATAACTATGACG CAGCAGTGAGGACTGAACTTGAGCTGATTCAGAGGGAAAACCTCATGCAGATTTCCAGTTTACAGGCAGATATTCAGAGAAGCAAAGAAGCTCCCAGGCCCAGGAGAcagcctcctcctcatcctcctcttcctccgccaACTCCACTCCCACTCCAACCCAACACTCACATTCATGCACCTCTTTCACTG CTCCAGTCCAGATCCTTCTCCTCTCCACCGGGAAGATGCATGTTGGACTCCCTGGACTCTCTGGACTCTCTGGGTCCGGCCCCCTACAACCCTGC AGCTGGTTTCGTGGTTTTCTACGACCTGGTGCTGGGAGTGAATGTCTCTCAGAGGGCGCTGCGAATGGTGGTGGCTCTTTACTCAGAAGGTCAGGAGGTCGGACCGCCGACTGCCCTTCCCACCGTACAGTGCATGCCAGGAGTGTCCGTGTCGTACACCCACGGCCTCAGCCCTGGAAACTACGCCCTCCTGTCGGTCAAACAGCCTGTACCCAG GATCCAACCgtcaccctccctctctctagtGGTGGAGCTGCAGGCAGCCAGAGATCTGGATGTTCACAGCCAGGACGTCTTCAAGCTGGCGTCCTGCGGCTGGACACGCATGGAACTCTATGACCGATACAACCAG CTCCGTAGTGGCCACTGGAGGGTGCCAGTGCGCAGTCTGCCTATCAGACCTTCCTTAAGCTTTGCCCAGCTCAACTCAGTGCCCCAG GTGGGCAACATGCAGCTGTGTGTACGTTTGGTCAACGGAAGAGACGGAGATGTTCAGACTCTGGCAAAGCCGGACCCGACCAGCACCAGTCACTATAAATATCCAGCTGTG GCGTCCTCACATCCTGCGACTGTCCACGGAAATGCAGCTCTGCCTGTTTCAGCTCCACAGCCCAGAGTAGTGGATGAACTCTCCGCTTTGTCCTTCACTGATCACCAGGACCGTCCAACCACAGAGGCCAGTCAGAGTTGA
- the nasp gene encoding nuclear autoantigenic sperm protein isoform X3 produces the protein MPEETSAASSSGSMEEKPCSSSSSAAAADSSVDVAEEAKKLIGTGNRHLVMGDVVSAVSVFQDACGMLAAKYGDTADECGEAFFLCGKSLLELARMESSVLGNALEGVPEESEEDEQPNGSNIESANNLDEKTRDELRRQVYDAMAEKEKTEAVDTKLESEDAKGNTESSGKHVNGSGEPSSSPISGKATSSVQKAKVNGVEKSQVAPVNGVEESPAASPVKEATMEKVKDSKEQNGKKTDSKPEAEQDDEEPEGKDDDDDDDDDDEDGEKNGQDKEEDEVGNLQLAWEMLEVAKFIYKRKEGKEDQLMAAQAYLKLGEVSAESGNYPQALEDFQECLALQLKHLPPHSRLLAETHYHVATTLCYMDQYSQAIQHYNSSIKVIEARLAMLQEAIDAADGAAEEKNEMDELKQLLPDIREKVEDAKESQRTGSAASQAIQQTLGGASTSSAFLCENGGPSSSAFATASQIPVKSSNSASSSKAVSNISHLVRKKRKPEDESPVKDTDAKQAKQEATVNGADSSASNGFQEGKSQE, from the exons ATGCCAGAGGAAACGTCCGCCGCGTCGAGCTCTGGGAG tATGGAGGAGAAGCCGtgctcctcatcttcatcagctgctgctgcagacag CTCGGTTGATGTCGCGGAGGAGGCAAAGAAGCTGATTGGTACAGGGAACAGGCATCTGGTGATGGGAGATGTTGTTTCTGCTGTCAGTGTCTTCCAGGACGCCTGCGGCATGCT GGCTGCAAAGTACGGGGACACTGCAGATGAGTGTGGGGAGGCCTTCTTCCTCTGTGGGAAGTCCCTACTGGAGCTTGCCAG GATGGAGAGCAGTGTCCTTGGTAATGCCCTGGAGGGAGTCCCAGAAGAATCTGAGGAAGACGAGCAGCCCAATGGCTCGAATATTGAGAGTGCCAACAATCTTGATG AAAAAACTAGAGATGAGCTACGAAGGCAGGTGTATGATGCAATGGCAGAGAAGGAAAAGACTGAGGCGGTTGACACCAAGCTGGAGTCTGAGGATGCAAAGGGCAACACTGAGTCCTCAGGCAAACATGTGAATGGATCAGGGGAGCCCTCAAGTTCCCCTATAAGTGGTAAAGCAACAAGTTCAGTCCAGAAAGCTAAAGTGAATGGAGTTGAGAAGAGTCAAGTTGCTCCTGTGAACGGTGTGGAGGAAAGTCCTGCTGCGTCTCCCGTAAAAGAAGCCACGATGGAGAAGGTAAAGGATTCAAAAGAGCAGAATGGCAAGAAGACCGACTCCAAGCCAGAGGCTGAACAGGACGATGAGGAACCAGAGGGCA AGGATgatgacgacgacgacgatgacgacgatgaggatggagagaaaaatggacAGGATAAG GAAGAGGATGAAGTTGGGAATTTGCAGTTGGCGTGGGAGATGCTGGAGGTGGCTAAATTCATCTACAAAAG AAAGGAAGGCAAAGAAGACCAACTGATGGCAGCCCAGGCATATCTGAAACTCGGAGAAGTCAGTGCTGAATCAG GTAACTATCCCCAGGCGCTAGAAGACTTCCAGGAGTGTCTTGCCCTGCAGCTGAAGCACTTGCCTCCCCACAGTCGCCTGCTGGCTGAGACCCACTACCATGTTGCCACTACACTGTGCTACATGGATCAGTACAGCCAGGCCATCCAGCACTACAACAGCTCCATAAAAGTCATCGAGGCCCGTTTGG CCATGTTGCAGGAGGCGATTGACGCAGCAGATGGGGCTGCAGAAGAGAAGAATGAGATGGACGAGCTGAAGCAGCTTCTGCCAGACATCAGGGAAAAGGTTGAGGATGCTAAGGAAAGCCAGAGAACAGGCAGCGCTGCCTCCCAGGCCATCCAGCAGACACTA GGCGGAGCCTCAACCTCATCAGCATTCCTATGTGAAAATGGCGGCCCTTCATCTTCTGCATTTGCAACAGCCAGCCAG ATCCCAGTTAAATCGTCTAACAGCGCCTCGTCTTCCAAAGCCGTCTCCAACATCTCCCACCTCGTCAGGAAAAAG AGGAAACCAGAGGACGAGAGCCCAGTAAAGGACACTGATGCTAAACAAGCGAAACAGGAAGCCACAGTTAATGGTGCTGACTCTAGTGCCAGCAATGGATTCCAGGAGGGAAAATCACAGGAG TAA
- the nasp gene encoding nuclear autoantigenic sperm protein isoform X5, whose protein sequence is MPEETSAASSSGSMEEKPCSSSSSAAAADSSVDVAEEAKKLIGTGNRHLVMGDVVSAVSVFQDACGMLAAKYGDTADECGEAFFLCGKSLLELARMESSVLGNALEGVPEESEEDEQPNGSNIESANNLDEDDDDDDDDDDEDGEKNGQDKEEDEVGNLQLAWEMLEVAKFIYKRKEGKEDQLMAAQAYLKLGEVSAESGNYPQALEDFQECLALQLKHLPPHSRLLAETHYHVATTLCYMDQYSQAIQHYNSSIKVIEARLAMLQEAIDAADGAAEEKNEMDELKQLLPDIREKVEDAKESQRTGSAASQAIQQTLGGASTSSAFLCENGGPSSSAFATASQIPVKSSNSASSSKAVSNISHLVRKKRKPEDESPVKDTDAKQAKQEATVNGADSSASNGFQEGKSQESATQSSSA, encoded by the exons ATGCCAGAGGAAACGTCCGCCGCGTCGAGCTCTGGGAG tATGGAGGAGAAGCCGtgctcctcatcttcatcagctgctgctgcagacag CTCGGTTGATGTCGCGGAGGAGGCAAAGAAGCTGATTGGTACAGGGAACAGGCATCTGGTGATGGGAGATGTTGTTTCTGCTGTCAGTGTCTTCCAGGACGCCTGCGGCATGCT GGCTGCAAAGTACGGGGACACTGCAGATGAGTGTGGGGAGGCCTTCTTCCTCTGTGGGAAGTCCCTACTGGAGCTTGCCAG GATGGAGAGCAGTGTCCTTGGTAATGCCCTGGAGGGAGTCCCAGAAGAATCTGAGGAAGACGAGCAGCCCAATGGCTCGAATATTGAGAGTGCCAACAATCTTGATG AGGATgatgacgacgacgacgatgacgacgatgaggatggagagaaaaatggacAGGATAAG GAAGAGGATGAAGTTGGGAATTTGCAGTTGGCGTGGGAGATGCTGGAGGTGGCTAAATTCATCTACAAAAG AAAGGAAGGCAAAGAAGACCAACTGATGGCAGCCCAGGCATATCTGAAACTCGGAGAAGTCAGTGCTGAATCAG GTAACTATCCCCAGGCGCTAGAAGACTTCCAGGAGTGTCTTGCCCTGCAGCTGAAGCACTTGCCTCCCCACAGTCGCCTGCTGGCTGAGACCCACTACCATGTTGCCACTACACTGTGCTACATGGATCAGTACAGCCAGGCCATCCAGCACTACAACAGCTCCATAAAAGTCATCGAGGCCCGTTTGG CCATGTTGCAGGAGGCGATTGACGCAGCAGATGGGGCTGCAGAAGAGAAGAATGAGATGGACGAGCTGAAGCAGCTTCTGCCAGACATCAGGGAAAAGGTTGAGGATGCTAAGGAAAGCCAGAGAACAGGCAGCGCTGCCTCCCAGGCCATCCAGCAGACACTA GGCGGAGCCTCAACCTCATCAGCATTCCTATGTGAAAATGGCGGCCCTTCATCTTCTGCATTTGCAACAGCCAGCCAG ATCCCAGTTAAATCGTCTAACAGCGCCTCGTCTTCCAAAGCCGTCTCCAACATCTCCCACCTCGTCAGGAAAAAG AGGAAACCAGAGGACGAGAGCCCAGTAAAGGACACTGATGCTAAACAAGCGAAACAGGAAGCCACAGTTAATGGTGCTGACTCTAGTGCCAGCAATGGATTCCAGGAGGGAAAATCACAGGAG TCTGCCACCCAGTCGTCTTCGGCGTGA
- the nasp gene encoding nuclear autoantigenic sperm protein isoform X2, with amino-acid sequence MPEETSAASSSGSMEEKPCSSSSSAAAADSSVDVAEEAKKLIGTGNRHLVMGDVVSAVSVFQDACGMLAAKYGDTADECGEAFFLCGKSLLELARMESSVLGNALEGVPEESEEDEQPNGSNIESANNLDEKTRDELRRQVYDAMAEKEKTEAVDTKLESEDAKGNTESSGKHVNGSGEPSSSPISGKATSSVQKAKVNGVEKSQVAPVNGVEESPAASPVKEATMEKVKDSKEQNGKKTDSKPEAEQDDEEPEEDDDDDDDDDDEDGEKNGQDKEEDEVGNLQLAWEMLEVAKFIYKRKEGKEDQLMAAQAYLKLGEVSAESGNYPQALEDFQECLALQLKHLPPHSRLLAETHYHVATTLCYMDQYSQAIQHYNSSIKVIEARLAMLQEAIDAADGAAEEKNEMDELKQLLPDIREKVEDAKESQRTGSAASQAIQQTLGGASTSSAFLCENGGPSSSAFATASQIPVKSSNSASSSKAVSNISHLVRKKRKPEDESPVKDTDAKQAKQEATVNGADSSASNGFQEGKSQESATQSSSA; translated from the exons ATGCCAGAGGAAACGTCCGCCGCGTCGAGCTCTGGGAG tATGGAGGAGAAGCCGtgctcctcatcttcatcagctgctgctgcagacag CTCGGTTGATGTCGCGGAGGAGGCAAAGAAGCTGATTGGTACAGGGAACAGGCATCTGGTGATGGGAGATGTTGTTTCTGCTGTCAGTGTCTTCCAGGACGCCTGCGGCATGCT GGCTGCAAAGTACGGGGACACTGCAGATGAGTGTGGGGAGGCCTTCTTCCTCTGTGGGAAGTCCCTACTGGAGCTTGCCAG GATGGAGAGCAGTGTCCTTGGTAATGCCCTGGAGGGAGTCCCAGAAGAATCTGAGGAAGACGAGCAGCCCAATGGCTCGAATATTGAGAGTGCCAACAATCTTGATG AAAAAACTAGAGATGAGCTACGAAGGCAGGTGTATGATGCAATGGCAGAGAAGGAAAAGACTGAGGCGGTTGACACCAAGCTGGAGTCTGAGGATGCAAAGGGCAACACTGAGTCCTCAGGCAAACATGTGAATGGATCAGGGGAGCCCTCAAGTTCCCCTATAAGTGGTAAAGCAACAAGTTCAGTCCAGAAAGCTAAAGTGAATGGAGTTGAGAAGAGTCAAGTTGCTCCTGTGAACGGTGTGGAGGAAAGTCCTGCTGCGTCTCCCGTAAAAGAAGCCACGATGGAGAAGGTAAAGGATTCAAAAGAGCAGAATGGCAAGAAGACCGACTCCAAGCCAGAGGCTGAACAGGACGATGAGGAACCAGAGG AGGATgatgacgacgacgacgatgacgacgatgaggatggagagaaaaatggacAGGATAAG GAAGAGGATGAAGTTGGGAATTTGCAGTTGGCGTGGGAGATGCTGGAGGTGGCTAAATTCATCTACAAAAG AAAGGAAGGCAAAGAAGACCAACTGATGGCAGCCCAGGCATATCTGAAACTCGGAGAAGTCAGTGCTGAATCAG GTAACTATCCCCAGGCGCTAGAAGACTTCCAGGAGTGTCTTGCCCTGCAGCTGAAGCACTTGCCTCCCCACAGTCGCCTGCTGGCTGAGACCCACTACCATGTTGCCACTACACTGTGCTACATGGATCAGTACAGCCAGGCCATCCAGCACTACAACAGCTCCATAAAAGTCATCGAGGCCCGTTTGG CCATGTTGCAGGAGGCGATTGACGCAGCAGATGGGGCTGCAGAAGAGAAGAATGAGATGGACGAGCTGAAGCAGCTTCTGCCAGACATCAGGGAAAAGGTTGAGGATGCTAAGGAAAGCCAGAGAACAGGCAGCGCTGCCTCCCAGGCCATCCAGCAGACACTA GGCGGAGCCTCAACCTCATCAGCATTCCTATGTGAAAATGGCGGCCCTTCATCTTCTGCATTTGCAACAGCCAGCCAG ATCCCAGTTAAATCGTCTAACAGCGCCTCGTCTTCCAAAGCCGTCTCCAACATCTCCCACCTCGTCAGGAAAAAG AGGAAACCAGAGGACGAGAGCCCAGTAAAGGACACTGATGCTAAACAAGCGAAACAGGAAGCCACAGTTAATGGTGCTGACTCTAGTGCCAGCAATGGATTCCAGGAGGGAAAATCACAGGAG TCTGCCACCCAGTCGTCTTCGGCGTGA
- the nasp gene encoding nuclear autoantigenic sperm protein isoform X4: MPEETSAASSSGSMEEKPCSSSSSAAAADSSVDVAEEAKKLIGTGNRHLVMGDVVSAVSVFQDACGMLAAKYGDTADECGEAFFLCGKSLLELARMESSVLGNALEGVPEESEEDEQPNGSNIESANNLDEKTRDELRRQVYDAMAEKEKTEAVDTKLESEDAKGNTESSGKHVNGSGEPSSSPISGKATSSVQKAKVNGVEKSQVAPVNGVEESPAASPVKEATMEKVKDSKEQNGKKTDSKPEAEQDDEEPEGKDDDDDDDDDDEDGEKNGQDKEEDEVGNLQLAWEMLEVAKFIYKRKEGKEDQLMAAQAYLKLGEVSAESGNYPQALEDFQECLALQLKHLPPHSRLLAETHYHVATTLCYMDQYSQAIQHYNSSIKVIEARLAMLQEAIDAADGAAEEKNEMDELKQLLPDIREKVEDAKESQRTGSAASQAIQQTLGGASTSSAFLCENGGPSSSAFATASQIPVKSSNSASSSKAVSNISHLVRKKSATQSSSA; encoded by the exons ATGCCAGAGGAAACGTCCGCCGCGTCGAGCTCTGGGAG tATGGAGGAGAAGCCGtgctcctcatcttcatcagctgctgctgcagacag CTCGGTTGATGTCGCGGAGGAGGCAAAGAAGCTGATTGGTACAGGGAACAGGCATCTGGTGATGGGAGATGTTGTTTCTGCTGTCAGTGTCTTCCAGGACGCCTGCGGCATGCT GGCTGCAAAGTACGGGGACACTGCAGATGAGTGTGGGGAGGCCTTCTTCCTCTGTGGGAAGTCCCTACTGGAGCTTGCCAG GATGGAGAGCAGTGTCCTTGGTAATGCCCTGGAGGGAGTCCCAGAAGAATCTGAGGAAGACGAGCAGCCCAATGGCTCGAATATTGAGAGTGCCAACAATCTTGATG AAAAAACTAGAGATGAGCTACGAAGGCAGGTGTATGATGCAATGGCAGAGAAGGAAAAGACTGAGGCGGTTGACACCAAGCTGGAGTCTGAGGATGCAAAGGGCAACACTGAGTCCTCAGGCAAACATGTGAATGGATCAGGGGAGCCCTCAAGTTCCCCTATAAGTGGTAAAGCAACAAGTTCAGTCCAGAAAGCTAAAGTGAATGGAGTTGAGAAGAGTCAAGTTGCTCCTGTGAACGGTGTGGAGGAAAGTCCTGCTGCGTCTCCCGTAAAAGAAGCCACGATGGAGAAGGTAAAGGATTCAAAAGAGCAGAATGGCAAGAAGACCGACTCCAAGCCAGAGGCTGAACAGGACGATGAGGAACCAGAGGGCA AGGATgatgacgacgacgacgatgacgacgatgaggatggagagaaaaatggacAGGATAAG GAAGAGGATGAAGTTGGGAATTTGCAGTTGGCGTGGGAGATGCTGGAGGTGGCTAAATTCATCTACAAAAG AAAGGAAGGCAAAGAAGACCAACTGATGGCAGCCCAGGCATATCTGAAACTCGGAGAAGTCAGTGCTGAATCAG GTAACTATCCCCAGGCGCTAGAAGACTTCCAGGAGTGTCTTGCCCTGCAGCTGAAGCACTTGCCTCCCCACAGTCGCCTGCTGGCTGAGACCCACTACCATGTTGCCACTACACTGTGCTACATGGATCAGTACAGCCAGGCCATCCAGCACTACAACAGCTCCATAAAAGTCATCGAGGCCCGTTTGG CCATGTTGCAGGAGGCGATTGACGCAGCAGATGGGGCTGCAGAAGAGAAGAATGAGATGGACGAGCTGAAGCAGCTTCTGCCAGACATCAGGGAAAAGGTTGAGGATGCTAAGGAAAGCCAGAGAACAGGCAGCGCTGCCTCCCAGGCCATCCAGCAGACACTA GGCGGAGCCTCAACCTCATCAGCATTCCTATGTGAAAATGGCGGCCCTTCATCTTCTGCATTTGCAACAGCCAGCCAG ATCCCAGTTAAATCGTCTAACAGCGCCTCGTCTTCCAAAGCCGTCTCCAACATCTCCCACCTCGTCAGGAAAAAG TCTGCCACCCAGTCGTCTTCGGCGTGA
- the nasp gene encoding nuclear autoantigenic sperm protein isoform X1 encodes MPEETSAASSSGSMEEKPCSSSSSAAAADSSVDVAEEAKKLIGTGNRHLVMGDVVSAVSVFQDACGMLAAKYGDTADECGEAFFLCGKSLLELARMESSVLGNALEGVPEESEEDEQPNGSNIESANNLDEKTRDELRRQVYDAMAEKEKTEAVDTKLESEDAKGNTESSGKHVNGSGEPSSSPISGKATSSVQKAKVNGVEKSQVAPVNGVEESPAASPVKEATMEKVKDSKEQNGKKTDSKPEAEQDDEEPEGKDDDDDDDDDDEDGEKNGQDKEEDEVGNLQLAWEMLEVAKFIYKRKEGKEDQLMAAQAYLKLGEVSAESGNYPQALEDFQECLALQLKHLPPHSRLLAETHYHVATTLCYMDQYSQAIQHYNSSIKVIEARLAMLQEAIDAADGAAEEKNEMDELKQLLPDIREKVEDAKESQRTGSAASQAIQQTLGGASTSSAFLCENGGPSSSAFATASQIPVKSSNSASSSKAVSNISHLVRKKRKPEDESPVKDTDAKQAKQEATVNGADSSASNGFQEGKSQESATQSSSA; translated from the exons ATGCCAGAGGAAACGTCCGCCGCGTCGAGCTCTGGGAG tATGGAGGAGAAGCCGtgctcctcatcttcatcagctgctgctgcagacag CTCGGTTGATGTCGCGGAGGAGGCAAAGAAGCTGATTGGTACAGGGAACAGGCATCTGGTGATGGGAGATGTTGTTTCTGCTGTCAGTGTCTTCCAGGACGCCTGCGGCATGCT GGCTGCAAAGTACGGGGACACTGCAGATGAGTGTGGGGAGGCCTTCTTCCTCTGTGGGAAGTCCCTACTGGAGCTTGCCAG GATGGAGAGCAGTGTCCTTGGTAATGCCCTGGAGGGAGTCCCAGAAGAATCTGAGGAAGACGAGCAGCCCAATGGCTCGAATATTGAGAGTGCCAACAATCTTGATG AAAAAACTAGAGATGAGCTACGAAGGCAGGTGTATGATGCAATGGCAGAGAAGGAAAAGACTGAGGCGGTTGACACCAAGCTGGAGTCTGAGGATGCAAAGGGCAACACTGAGTCCTCAGGCAAACATGTGAATGGATCAGGGGAGCCCTCAAGTTCCCCTATAAGTGGTAAAGCAACAAGTTCAGTCCAGAAAGCTAAAGTGAATGGAGTTGAGAAGAGTCAAGTTGCTCCTGTGAACGGTGTGGAGGAAAGTCCTGCTGCGTCTCCCGTAAAAGAAGCCACGATGGAGAAGGTAAAGGATTCAAAAGAGCAGAATGGCAAGAAGACCGACTCCAAGCCAGAGGCTGAACAGGACGATGAGGAACCAGAGGGCA AGGATgatgacgacgacgacgatgacgacgatgaggatggagagaaaaatggacAGGATAAG GAAGAGGATGAAGTTGGGAATTTGCAGTTGGCGTGGGAGATGCTGGAGGTGGCTAAATTCATCTACAAAAG AAAGGAAGGCAAAGAAGACCAACTGATGGCAGCCCAGGCATATCTGAAACTCGGAGAAGTCAGTGCTGAATCAG GTAACTATCCCCAGGCGCTAGAAGACTTCCAGGAGTGTCTTGCCCTGCAGCTGAAGCACTTGCCTCCCCACAGTCGCCTGCTGGCTGAGACCCACTACCATGTTGCCACTACACTGTGCTACATGGATCAGTACAGCCAGGCCATCCAGCACTACAACAGCTCCATAAAAGTCATCGAGGCCCGTTTGG CCATGTTGCAGGAGGCGATTGACGCAGCAGATGGGGCTGCAGAAGAGAAGAATGAGATGGACGAGCTGAAGCAGCTTCTGCCAGACATCAGGGAAAAGGTTGAGGATGCTAAGGAAAGCCAGAGAACAGGCAGCGCTGCCTCCCAGGCCATCCAGCAGACACTA GGCGGAGCCTCAACCTCATCAGCATTCCTATGTGAAAATGGCGGCCCTTCATCTTCTGCATTTGCAACAGCCAGCCAG ATCCCAGTTAAATCGTCTAACAGCGCCTCGTCTTCCAAAGCCGTCTCCAACATCTCCCACCTCGTCAGGAAAAAG AGGAAACCAGAGGACGAGAGCCCAGTAAAGGACACTGATGCTAAACAAGCGAAACAGGAAGCCACAGTTAATGGTGCTGACTCTAGTGCCAGCAATGGATTCCAGGAGGGAAAATCACAGGAG TCTGCCACCCAGTCGTCTTCGGCGTGA